One window from the genome of Oryctolagus cuniculus chromosome 1, mOryCun1.1, whole genome shotgun sequence encodes:
- the SIDT2 gene encoding SID1 transmembrane family member 2 isoform X5, translated as MRPCCLWSARRRLWCPSRYQRKYLYQKVERTLCQPPTKNESEVQFFYVDVSTLSPVNTTYQLRVIRMDNFVLRTGEQFSFNTTAAQPQYFKYEFPEGVDSVIVKVTSNKAFPCSVISIQDVLCPVYDLDNNVAFIGMYQTMTKKAAITVQRKDFPSNSFYVVVVVKTEDQACGGSLPFYPFVEDEPVDQGHRQKTLSVLVSQAVTSEAYVGGMLFCLGIFLSFYLLTVLLACWENWRQRKKTLLVTVDRACPESASLLGHPRVLADSFPGGSPYEGYNYGSFESGSGSTDGLVDSSGTGDVSYGYQGLDQFKRRLPSGQMRQLCIAMDHPFDPGATRPRLDSMSSVEEDDYDTLTDIDSDKNVIRTKQYLYVADLARKDKRVLRKKYQIYFWNIATIAVFYALPVVQLVITYQTVVNVTGNQDICYYNFLCAHPLGNLSAFNNILSNLGYILLGLLFLLIILQREINHNRALLRNDLYALECGIPKHFGLFYAMGTALMMEGLLSACYHVCPNYTNFQFDTSFMYMIAGLCMLKLYQKRHPDINASAYSAYACLAIVIFFSVLGVVFGKGNTAFWIVFSIIHITATLLLSTQLYYMGRWKLDSGILRRVLHVLYTDCIRQCSWPLYVDRMVLLVMGNIINWSLAAYGLIMRPNDFASYLLAIGICNLLLYFAFYIIMKLRSGERIKLIPLLCIVCTSVVWGFALFFFFQGLSTWQKTPAESREHNRDCILLDFFDDHDIWHFLSSIAMFGSFLVLLTLDDDLDTVQRDKIYVF; from the exons ATGCGCCCTTGCTGTTTGTGGTCCGCCAGAAGGAGGCTGTGGTGTCCTTCCAG GTATCAGCGCAAGTACCTCTACCAAAAGGTAGAACGGAcactgtgccagccccccacCAAGAATGAGTCTGAGGTCCAGTTCTTCTATGTGGACGTCTCCACCCTGTCACCAGTCAACACCACGTATCAGCTCCGGGTCATCCGGATGGACAACTTTGTGCTCAG GACCGGGGAGCAGTTCAGCTTCAATACCACCGCAGCGCAGCCCCAG TACTTCAAGTACGAGTTCCCTGAGGGAGTGGACTCGGTGATTGTCAAGGTGACCTCCAACAAGGCCTTCCCCTGCTCGGTCATCTCCATCCAGGATGTCCTG tGCCCTGTCTATGACCTGGACAACAACGTAGCCTTCATTGGCATGTACCAGACGATGACTAAGAAGGCCGCCATCACTGTGCAG CGCAAAGACTTCCCCAGCAACAGCTTTTACGTGGTAGTGGTGGTGAAGACTGAAGACCAGGCCTGTGGGGGTTCCTTGCCTTTCTACCCCTTTGTAGAAG ATGAACCGGTCGATCAAGGGCACCGCCAGAAAACCCTGTCGgtgctggtgtctcaagcagtgacgT CCGAGGCCTACGTGGGCGGCATGCTCTTTTGCCTGGGCATATTCCTCTCCTTCTACCTGCTGACCGTCCTGCTGGCCTGTTGGGAGAACTGGAG gcagaggaagaagacCCTGCTGGTGACTGTAGACCGAGCCTGCCCTGAAAGCG cctctctccttG gTCACCCTCGGGTCCTGGCTGACTCCTTTCCTGGCGGCTCCCCATATGAGGGTTACAACTATGGCTCCTTTG AGAGCGGCTCGGGCTCCACGGATGGGCTGGTGGACAGCAGCGGCACGGGAGACGTCTCCTATGGTTACCAGG GGCTCGACCAGTTCAAGCGACGCCTCCCCTCTGGCCAGATGCGGCAGCTGTGCATTGCCATGG aCCACCCCTTTGATCCCGGGGCCACCCGGCCACGACTGGACTCCATGAGCTCCGTGGAGGAGGATGACTATGACACCTTGACTGACATCGATTCAGACAAGAATGTCATCCGCACCAAG CAATACCTCTATGTGGCCGACCTGGCGCGGAAGGACAAGCGTGTCCTGCGGAAGAAGTACCAGATCTACTTCTG GAACATTGCCACCATCGCGGTCTTCTATGCCCTGCCCGTGGTACAGCTAGTGATCACCTACCAGAcg GTGGTGAATGTCACAGGGAACCAGGACATCTGCTATTACAACTTCCTGTGTGCCCACCCGCTGGGCAACCTCAG CGCCTTCAACAACATCCTCAGCAACCTGGGGTACATCCTGCTGGGGCTGCTGTTCCTGCTCATCATCCTGCAGCGGGAGATCAACCACAACCGGGCCCTGCTGCGCAACGACCTGTACGCCCTG GAATGTGGGATCCCGAAACACTTTGGCCTGTTCTATGCCATGGGCACAGCCCTGATGATGGAGGGGCTGCTTAGTGCTTGCTATCATGTCTGCCCCAACTATACCAATTTCCAGTTCG ACACGTCGTTCATGTACATGATCGCCGGCCTCTGCATGCTGAAGCTGTACCAGAAGCGGCACCCGGACATCAACGCCAGTGCCTACAGCGCCTACGCCTGCTTGGCCATCGTCATCTTCTTCTCTGTGCTGGGCGTG GTGTTCGGCAAAGGGAACACGGCCTTCTGGATCGTCTTCTCCATCATCCACATCACCGCCACACTGTTGCTCAGCACACAGCTCTATTACATGGGCCGCTGGAAGCTGG ACTCGGGGATCCTGCGCCGCGTCCTGCATGTGCTCTACACGGACTGCATCCGGCAGTGCAGCTGGCCCCTCTACGTG GACCGCATGGTGCTGCTGGTCATGGGCAACATCATCAACTGGTCCCT GGCTGCCTACGGGCTCATCATGCGCCCCAATGATTTCGCCTCCTACTTGCTGGCCATTGGCATCTGCAACCTGCTGCTTTACTTTGCCTTCTACATTATTATGAAG CTCCGCAGCGGCGAGCGGATCAAGCTCATCCCCCTGCTCTGCATCGTGTGCACGTCGGTGGTCTGGGGCTTcgccctcttcttcttcttccaggGCCTCAGCACCTGGCAG AAAACCCCGGCAGAGTCGAGGGAGCACAACCGGGACTGCATTCTCCTcgacttctttgatgaccacgaCATCTGGCACTTCCTCTCCTCCATCGCCATGTTTGGGTCCTTCCTG gtgTTACTGACACTCGACGACGACCTGGATACCGTCCAGAGGGACAAGATCTACGTCTTCTAG